Proteins encoded in a region of the Sphingomonas japonica genome:
- a CDS encoding SDR family NAD(P)-dependent oxidoreductase yields MTKPLADQIALVTGASRGIGAATAIALADAGAHVVLTARTVGGLEEVEDAIHSAGGTATIAPLDLTEGDSVARLARAITERWQRLDMLVLNAAMLGTLAAAPAIDMKEFTKLLTLNVTAQAAMLAAFDGLLRSAPAAKVIGLTSSVGRQPRAYWGAYGSSKAAFETLLAAYGEEMRNVSQVRVGIIDPGATRTRMRERAYPGEDPASVKDPAVVADRIAALMRDGFEAGHFERVG; encoded by the coding sequence GTGACCAAGCCGCTTGCCGACCAGATCGCGCTCGTCACCGGTGCAAGTCGCGGCATCGGCGCGGCGACCGCAATCGCGCTGGCCGATGCGGGCGCGCATGTCGTGCTGACCGCGCGCACCGTCGGCGGGCTTGAGGAAGTCGAGGACGCGATCCACAGCGCGGGAGGAACCGCGACGATTGCGCCGCTCGACCTGACCGAAGGCGACAGCGTCGCGCGGCTGGCGCGCGCGATCACCGAACGCTGGCAGCGGCTCGACATGCTGGTCCTGAACGCGGCGATGCTCGGCACGCTGGCGGCGGCGCCCGCGATCGACATGAAGGAGTTCACCAAGCTGCTGACGCTCAACGTCACCGCGCAGGCAGCCATGCTGGCGGCGTTCGACGGTTTGCTGCGCAGCGCACCTGCAGCAAAAGTGATCGGGCTGACTTCCAGTGTTGGTCGGCAGCCACGTGCCTATTGGGGCGCCTATGGCAGTTCGAAGGCGGCGTTCGAGACGCTGCTAGCCGCCTATGGCGAAGAAATGCGCAACGTCAGCCAGGTCCGCGTCGGCATAATCGACCCCGGCGCGACCCGCACCAGGATGCGCGAGCGCGCCTATCCGGGCGAAGACCCGGCCAGCGTCAAGGATCCCGCGGTGGTAGCGGATCGGATCGCCGCGCTGATGCGGGACGGGTTCGAGGCGGGGCATTTCGAGCGGGTTGGGTGA